A single region of the Nocardioides sp. W7 genome encodes:
- a CDS encoding Fic family protein: MSEVETYLPPHLADIDPAIPSRLGSTMDAALSAIARLDDTHSEHLASLSTILLRAESVASSKIERIEASMEDYARALHGIRANASAVSMVASTRALGNLIGSVDDARDLTWDNVLAAHRVLMADDPYEAAYAGKVRDQQNWIGGSDHSPRNALYVPPPPGTVGAYLEDLVTFANRGDLNVLVQAAMTHAQFESIHPFTDGNGRIGRALINTVLRRRGATSRIVVPLASALVARRDDYFDVLGSYRDGDAGPIIAAFSTSSTIAAEESAVTAEHLSRMTAEWLESAGTPRAGSAARRIVDSLLDVPVFSAEEVEARIGGATSSIYAALGRLESSGVIRPLTNRARDQVWGAAALLDELDDLGVRIGARARRVLA; this comes from the coding sequence ATGAGCGAGGTCGAGACGTACCTGCCGCCGCACCTGGCCGACATCGACCCGGCGATCCCGTCGCGCCTCGGCTCGACGATGGACGCCGCCCTCAGCGCGATCGCCCGACTGGACGACACCCACAGCGAGCACCTGGCCTCCCTGTCCACGATCCTGCTGCGTGCCGAGTCGGTCGCCTCCTCGAAGATCGAGCGGATCGAGGCCTCGATGGAGGACTACGCGCGCGCCCTGCACGGCATCAGGGCGAATGCCTCCGCGGTCTCGATGGTGGCCTCCACCCGGGCGCTCGGGAACCTCATCGGATCCGTCGACGACGCGCGAGACCTCACCTGGGACAACGTCCTGGCCGCGCACCGCGTCCTGATGGCGGACGACCCTTACGAGGCCGCCTACGCCGGGAAGGTCCGCGACCAGCAGAACTGGATCGGTGGATCGGACCACTCGCCTCGCAACGCTCTCTACGTCCCGCCGCCCCCGGGGACCGTGGGCGCCTATCTCGAGGACCTCGTCACCTTCGCCAACCGGGGCGACCTCAACGTCCTGGTCCAGGCCGCCATGACGCACGCGCAGTTCGAGTCGATCCACCCGTTCACCGACGGCAACGGCCGGATCGGCCGGGCTCTGATCAACACGGTGCTCCGCCGCCGGGGGGCGACCAGCCGGATCGTCGTGCCGCTCGCCTCGGCGCTCGTCGCTCGACGCGACGACTACTTCGACGTCCTCGGCTCCTATCGCGACGGCGACGCCGGACCGATCATCGCCGCGTTCTCGACCTCATCGACCATCGCCGCCGAGGAGTCCGCCGTCACCGCCGAGCACCTCTCCCGGATGACCGCCGAGTGGCTGGAGTCCGCCGGCACGCCCCGGGCGGGCAGCGCTGCGCGCAGGATCGTCGACTCGCTCCTCGACGTCCCGGTGTTCTCCGCCGAGGAGGTCGAAGCCAGGATCGGTGGCGCCACGTCGAGCATCTACGCCGCGCTCGGCCGGCTGGAGTCGAGCGGCGTCATCCGGCCGCTGACCAACCGGGCGCGCGACCAGGTCTGGGGCGCCGCGGCGCTGCTGGACGAGCTCGACGACCTCGGGGTCCGGATCGGCGCCCGCGCGCGTCGTGTGCTGGCGTGA
- a CDS encoding glycoside hydrolase family 13 protein, with translation MSATPHHLLHEPHHDGSPRYLEHEAPALGWPVKVRLRTWSGDPVESVWVRTTYDAEPTYHACAVVERDEHATWWEGELPVHNPVTHYRFLLADADGEQRWLTAAGMVGHDGPDTFDFRVTVHEPAPDWGRDGVVYQVFPDRFARSAAADGRPTPEWAVPAAWDDEVVFEGSDPRTPLQFFGGDLDGVVEHLDHVAEVGATILYTTPVFPGESNHRYNASTFDGVDPLLGGDEAYARLCTAVHDRGWRLLGDLTTNHTGDTHEWFVSASSDPSSPARGWYYFNHDGSYECWMGHGTLPKLNLADPTLRSAMVEGPDSVVARWLRPPFDVDGWRIDVANMTGRLGTLDVNHDTARAVRRTAAAERPDPLVIGEHNHDASGDLDGDGWHGTMNYSGFSWPVWSWLRDPASPARAFGRPLPVPRRPGPLVQQTVREWTARYGWHAAATSWNILGSHDSARIRTVTGSGPLHRVAAGLQFTLPGVPMVFAGDEIGLEGVLGEDSRRPMPWDRPETWDHATLTTYGALAAARRDHEALRRGGLRWAYVDDDALVFLREHPAGSVLVLARRTGGSAIDLPAGPLGLTRGSLLLATEGGRAGDLKARRGVVRLPAADGAGVWVWGGA, from the coding sequence ATGAGCGCCACCCCGCACCACCTGCTGCACGAGCCGCACCACGACGGGTCGCCCCGCTACCTCGAGCACGAGGCCCCCGCCCTCGGCTGGCCCGTGAAGGTACGGCTGCGCACCTGGTCCGGCGACCCGGTCGAGTCGGTGTGGGTGCGGACGACGTACGACGCCGAGCCGACGTACCACGCCTGCGCCGTGGTCGAGCGCGACGAGCACGCGACCTGGTGGGAAGGCGAGCTGCCCGTGCACAACCCGGTGACGCACTACCGCTTCCTGCTCGCCGACGCAGACGGCGAGCAGCGCTGGCTGACCGCCGCCGGGATGGTGGGCCACGACGGCCCGGACACCTTCGACTTCCGGGTCACCGTGCACGAGCCGGCGCCCGACTGGGGCCGGGACGGGGTCGTCTACCAGGTCTTCCCCGACCGCTTCGCGCGCTCGGCCGCCGCCGACGGGCGGCCCACACCCGAGTGGGCGGTGCCCGCGGCCTGGGACGACGAGGTGGTGTTCGAGGGCAGCGACCCCCGGACCCCGCTGCAGTTCTTCGGCGGCGACCTCGACGGGGTCGTCGAGCACCTCGACCATGTCGCCGAGGTCGGCGCGACGATCCTGTACACGACCCCCGTCTTCCCCGGCGAGAGCAACCACCGCTACAACGCCTCGACCTTCGACGGGGTCGACCCGCTGCTGGGCGGCGACGAGGCGTACGCCCGGCTCTGCACCGCCGTCCACGACCGCGGCTGGCGGCTGCTCGGCGACCTGACGACCAACCACACCGGCGACACCCACGAGTGGTTCGTCAGTGCGTCGTCGGACCCCTCGTCGCCGGCTCGCGGCTGGTACTACTTCAACCACGACGGCAGCTACGAGTGCTGGATGGGCCACGGCACCCTGCCCAAGCTCAACCTCGCCGACCCCACGCTGCGGTCCGCGATGGTCGAGGGGCCCGACTCGGTCGTGGCCCGCTGGCTGCGGCCGCCGTTCGACGTCGACGGCTGGCGCATCGACGTCGCCAACATGACCGGGCGGCTGGGCACCCTCGACGTCAACCACGACACCGCCCGCGCGGTGCGTCGTACCGCCGCCGCGGAGCGGCCGGACCCGCTGGTGATCGGCGAGCACAACCACGACGCGTCCGGCGACCTCGACGGCGACGGCTGGCACGGGACGATGAACTACTCCGGCTTCTCCTGGCCGGTGTGGTCGTGGCTGCGCGATCCGGCCTCCCCGGCGCGCGCCTTCGGCCGGCCACTGCCCGTGCCGCGCCGCCCCGGACCCCTGGTGCAGCAGACCGTCCGCGAGTGGACCGCCCGCTACGGCTGGCACGCTGCGGCCACGTCGTGGAACATCCTCGGCTCGCACGACAGCGCCCGGATCCGCACCGTCACCGGCTCCGGCCCCCTGCACCGGGTCGCCGCCGGCCTGCAGTTCACGCTGCCCGGGGTGCCGATGGTCTTCGCCGGCGACGAGATCGGCCTGGAGGGCGTGCTCGGCGAGGACTCCCGCCGCCCGATGCCCTGGGACCGGCCCGAGACCTGGGACCACGCCACGCTCACGACGTACGGCGCGCTGGCGGCCGCCCGGCGCGACCACGAGGCACTGCGCCGCGGCGGGCTGCGCTGGGCCTACGTCGACGACGACGCCCTGGTCTTCCTGCGCGAGCACCCGGCCGGCTCGGTGCTGGTGCTCGCCCGCCGCACGGGCGGCTCGGCCATCGACCTGCCCGCCGGCCCGCTCGGTCTCACCCGCGGCTCGCTGCTGCTCGCCACCGAGGGCGGGCGTGCGGGCGATCTCAAGGCGCGGCGGGGCGTCGTACGGCTGCCGGCTGCGGACGGGGCTGGGGTGTGGGTCTGGGGTGGCGCGTGA
- the soxR gene encoding redox-sensitive transcriptional activator SoxR: protein MTQLTIGHLAERAGVATSAIRFYESRGLIHSVRTTGNQRRYEQHTLRRIGFIRTAQRIGLSLEEIAEALATLPDNRTPTKSDWHRLSNSWRPRLDEQIRRIELLRDRLDGCIGCGCLSMKSCALVNPGDEAASYGTGAVWLEPRPRNRPGVSR from the coding sequence GTGACCCAGCTGACCATCGGACACCTGGCCGAGCGCGCAGGCGTGGCGACGTCGGCGATCCGGTTCTACGAGTCCCGCGGACTGATCCACTCGGTGCGTACGACGGGCAACCAGCGCCGCTACGAGCAGCACACCCTGCGCCGGATCGGCTTCATCCGCACGGCCCAGCGGATCGGGCTGAGCCTCGAGGAGATCGCCGAGGCGCTTGCGACGCTGCCCGACAACCGCACCCCCACCAAGTCCGACTGGCACCGGCTGAGCAATTCCTGGCGGCCCCGGCTCGACGAGCAGATCCGCCGCATCGAGCTGCTGCGCGATCGTCTCGACGGCTGCATCGGTTGCGGCTGCCTGAGCATGAAGAGCTGCGCCCTGGTCAACCCGGGCGACGAGGCGGCGAGCTACGGCACCGGTGCCGTCTGGCTCGAGCCGCGGCCTCGCAACCGACCTGGAGTCTCCCGATGA
- a CDS encoding sulfotransferase: protein MTDWTLAGVLADARRKEGLDDWGPGPFEEPLAVLLEAYGGADLTDVGAHLLRSGAVRSLRMRLRAQEWVRRHPEILDEQVADPVVVVGMMRSGTTLVQRLLAADPRFQCAHGWEVVSPVPRLDHEWTSVDPRIVRAEEQAAVSRELAPEMFAIHPMHPREAEEEIVFLADAFLSHVPESSADVPAYRSWIDTQDFTPAYDHLHRMLQLLQWQKRQRGEEVRRWVLKTPAHLGYLDVLLARFPGAHVVHLHRDPRATIGSGASLNATMRALHHPSVDLHRIGPEWLARMGWANDRALATRARWGASGPVTDLEYDAVVADPIGSVAAVYDALGLPLTAVAETSMRGWLAARPHDGSRRPDYALETYGLTGEQVDERFGAEPVSRAPAGPAPAPPR, encoded by the coding sequence GGAGGGCCTCGACGACTGGGGACCCGGTCCGTTCGAGGAGCCGCTCGCCGTACTCCTCGAGGCGTACGGCGGCGCCGACCTCACCGACGTCGGCGCCCACCTGCTCCGGAGCGGGGCGGTGCGCAGCCTGCGGATGCGGCTGCGCGCGCAGGAGTGGGTCCGGCGGCACCCCGAGATCCTCGACGAGCAGGTGGCCGACCCGGTGGTGGTGGTCGGGATGATGCGCAGCGGCACCACGCTGGTGCAGCGGCTGCTCGCGGCCGACCCGCGCTTCCAGTGCGCCCACGGCTGGGAAGTGGTCTCACCCGTGCCGCGGCTCGACCACGAGTGGACGTCCGTCGACCCGCGGATCGTCCGGGCCGAGGAGCAGGCGGCGGTCTCGCGCGAGCTGGCGCCGGAGATGTTCGCGATCCACCCGATGCACCCGCGCGAGGCCGAGGAGGAGATCGTCTTCCTCGCCGACGCGTTCCTCTCGCACGTGCCCGAGTCGTCGGCGGACGTGCCGGCGTACCGCTCCTGGATCGACACGCAGGACTTCACCCCCGCCTACGACCACCTGCACCGGATGCTCCAGCTCCTGCAGTGGCAGAAGCGCCAGCGGGGCGAGGAGGTGCGCCGCTGGGTGCTGAAGACACCGGCACACCTGGGCTACCTCGACGTCCTGCTCGCCCGCTTCCCGGGCGCCCACGTGGTGCACCTGCACCGCGACCCGCGCGCGACCATCGGCTCCGGCGCGAGCCTGAACGCCACCATGCGGGCGCTGCACCACCCGTCGGTCGACCTGCACCGGATCGGCCCGGAGTGGCTGGCGCGGATGGGCTGGGCGAACGACCGCGCGCTTGCGACTCGGGCCCGCTGGGGCGCGTCGGGCCCGGTCACGGATCTGGAGTACGACGCGGTGGTGGCCGACCCGATCGGCTCGGTCGCCGCGGTGTACGACGCCCTCGGCCTGCCGCTGACCGCGGTCGCGGAGACCTCGATGCGCGGCTGGCTGGCCGCCCGGCCGCACGACGGCAGCCGCCGGCCCGACTACGCGCTGGAGACCTACGGCTTGACCGGCGAGCAGGTCGACGAGCGGTTCGGGGCAGAACCCGTCAGCCGAGCGCCGGCCGGACCTGCGCCAGCGCCTCCTCGGTGA
- a CDS encoding oxidoreductase, translating to MSALPTAAEVLAGVDLTGRTALVTGGYSGIGVEVVRALAGAGATVLVPARRPGKATDAVAGIDGVEVGALDLADQASVASYADGLLAAGRPLDVVIGNAGVMACPQTRVGPGWELQLATNHLGHFALVNRLAPLLGAGSRVVSVSSTGHHLSGFRWDDPWFETGYDKWLAYGQSKTANVLFAVHLAALGRERGVSAFSLHPGAILTSLGRHLQESDLDAVMTLDADGQPVLPDFRSPEQGAATVVWAATSPSLAAHSGAYLEDCGIAPVVPPGPQTTYGVKDYALDPNDAARLWAWSVEQTGVDGFGDGAAG from the coding sequence GTGAGCGCCCTCCCCACCGCCGCCGAGGTGCTCGCCGGCGTCGACCTCACCGGCCGGACCGCACTGGTCACCGGCGGCTACTCCGGCATCGGCGTCGAGGTGGTCCGCGCCCTCGCCGGCGCGGGCGCGACCGTCCTGGTCCCCGCCCGGCGGCCCGGGAAGGCGACCGACGCGGTCGCGGGCATCGACGGGGTCGAGGTCGGCGCACTGGACCTGGCCGACCAGGCCTCGGTGGCGTCGTACGCCGACGGGCTGCTCGCCGCCGGTCGCCCGCTCGATGTCGTCATCGGCAACGCCGGCGTGATGGCCTGCCCGCAGACCCGGGTCGGGCCGGGTTGGGAGCTTCAGCTGGCGACCAACCACCTGGGCCACTTCGCGTTGGTGAACCGGCTAGCGCCGCTGCTCGGGGCGGGCTCCCGGGTGGTGAGCGTGTCGTCGACCGGCCACCACCTGTCCGGCTTCCGGTGGGACGACCCGTGGTTCGAGACCGGCTACGACAAGTGGCTCGCCTACGGGCAGTCGAAGACGGCCAACGTGCTGTTCGCCGTACACCTCGCGGCGCTGGGTCGGGAGCGCGGCGTGTCCGCCTTCTCGCTCCACCCGGGCGCGATCCTCACCTCGCTCGGCCGGCACCTCCAGGAGTCCGACCTCGACGCGGTGATGACCCTCGACGCCGACGGGCAGCCGGTGCTGCCCGACTTCCGCTCGCCCGAGCAGGGCGCCGCCACCGTGGTCTGGGCGGCGACCTCGCCGAGCCTCGCCGCGCACTCCGGCGCCTACCTGGAGGACTGCGGCATCGCGCCCGTCGTACCTCCCGGTCCGCAGACGACGTACGGCGTGAAGGACTACGCACTCGACCCGAACGACGCCGCCCGGCTCTGGGCCTGGTCGGTCGAGCAGACCGGGGTGGACGGCTTCGGGGACGGCGCAGCCGGGTGA
- a CDS encoding SDR family oxidoreductase — protein MGVLEGRVAIVTGAARGVGAGIARAFAKEGARVAVVDLDAEGAERTVAELTPYAEAFALRCDIRDSAQVDSCVADVVERLGSVDVLVNNAIDAVSARFEATTDDELDRVLDTGPKATLYFMRACFPHLQSSAYGGRVINLRSGSEPQGLAGFGAYVASKAAVAGLTRVAAREWGRHGITVNNLAPFVLSEGARTYFDERPEELEKIVLKTMSVPRVGDAEHDVGRAAVYLAGPDSSYVTGVTLSVDGGGSFFS, from the coding sequence ATGGGCGTCCTGGAGGGCCGGGTCGCGATCGTCACCGGCGCCGCCCGCGGGGTCGGCGCCGGCATCGCCCGGGCCTTCGCCAAGGAGGGCGCGCGCGTCGCCGTGGTCGACCTCGACGCCGAGGGTGCCGAACGGACGGTCGCCGAGCTGACGCCGTACGCCGAGGCGTTCGCGCTGCGCTGCGACATCCGTGACTCCGCCCAGGTGGATTCCTGTGTCGCGGACGTCGTCGAGCGGCTCGGGTCGGTCGACGTGCTCGTCAACAACGCCATCGACGCGGTCTCGGCGCGTTTCGAGGCGACGACCGACGACGAGCTGGACCGGGTGCTCGACACCGGCCCGAAGGCGACGCTCTACTTCATGCGCGCCTGCTTCCCGCACCTGCAGAGCAGCGCGTACGGCGGCCGCGTGATCAACCTGCGCTCCGGCTCCGAGCCGCAGGGGCTCGCCGGCTTCGGCGCGTACGTCGCCTCCAAGGCCGCCGTCGCCGGACTGACCCGGGTGGCCGCCCGGGAGTGGGGACGGCACGGCATCACGGTCAACAACCTCGCGCCGTTCGTGCTCAGCGAGGGAGCCCGGACCTACTTCGACGAGCGCCCCGAGGAGCTCGAGAAGATCGTCCTGAAGACGATGTCGGTGCCCCGGGTCGGCGACGCCGAGCACGACGTCGGCCGGGCCGCGGTCTACCTGGCCGGCCCCGACTCGTCGTACGTCACCGGGGTGACGCTGAGCGTGGACGGGGGCGGCAGCTTCTTCAGCTGA
- a CDS encoding LLM class flavin-dependent oxidoreductase: protein MKNIGFLSFGHWTPSPQSATRTAADALLQSIDLAVAAEELGADGAYFRVHHFARQLASPFPLLAAIGARTSRIEIGTGVIDMRYENPLYMAEDAGSADLISGGRLQLGISRGSPEQVIDGYRYFGYEPAPDTDHADLAREHTRVLLEVLRGEGFAEPNPRPMFPNPPGPLRIEPHAPGLRDRIWWGAGSRATAEWTAEQGMNLMSSTLLTEDTGVPFHQLQAEQIELFRKAWEAAGHSRVPRVSVSRSIFPIVNDMDRMYFGGEGGSQDQVGMIDGGVARFGKTYAGEPDLLVEQLREDEAIAAADTLLLTVPNQLGVDYNAHVIESLLTHVAPALGWR, encoded by the coding sequence ATGAAGAACATCGGGTTCCTGTCCTTCGGGCACTGGACGCCGTCGCCGCAGTCGGCGACGCGCACCGCGGCCGACGCGCTGCTGCAGTCGATCGACCTGGCGGTCGCGGCCGAGGAGCTCGGCGCGGACGGGGCGTACTTCCGGGTGCACCACTTCGCCCGCCAGCTCGCATCGCCGTTCCCGCTGCTCGCGGCCATCGGGGCGCGCACCAGCCGGATCGAGATCGGCACCGGCGTGATCGACATGCGCTACGAGAACCCGCTCTACATGGCGGAGGACGCCGGGTCCGCCGACCTGATCTCCGGCGGGCGACTGCAGCTCGGCATCAGCCGGGGGTCACCGGAGCAGGTGATCGACGGGTACCGCTACTTCGGCTACGAGCCGGCGCCGGACACCGATCACGCCGACCTCGCGCGCGAGCACACCCGGGTGCTGCTCGAGGTGCTGCGCGGGGAGGGCTTCGCGGAGCCGAACCCGCGGCCGATGTTCCCCAACCCGCCCGGACCGCTGCGGATCGAGCCGCACGCCCCCGGGCTGCGCGATCGGATCTGGTGGGGCGCCGGCTCGCGCGCGACCGCCGAGTGGACGGCGGAGCAGGGCATGAACCTGATGTCGTCCACGCTGCTGACCGAGGACACCGGCGTACCGTTCCACCAGCTGCAGGCCGAGCAGATCGAGCTCTTCCGCAAGGCCTGGGAGGCCGCCGGTCACTCGCGGGTCCCCCGCGTCTCCGTGAGCCGCAGCATCTTCCCGATCGTGAACGACATGGACCGGATGTACTTCGGCGGGGAGGGCGGCAGCCAGGACCAGGTCGGCATGATCGACGGCGGCGTCGCGCGCTTCGGCAAGACGTACGCCGGCGAGCCGGACCTCCTGGTCGAGCAGCTGCGCGAGGACGAGGCGATCGCCGCCGCGGACACCCTGCTGCTGACCGTTCCCAACCAGCTCGGTGTCGACTACAACGCCCACGTGATCGAGTCGCTGCTCACCCACGTCGCGCCCGCGCTCGGTTGGCGCTGA
- a CDS encoding TetR/AcrR family transcriptional regulator: MSETPGKADRTRAALRDAALRRFVADGFEAASVSAIAAEVGVTERTFYRHFATKDEVLFGDVVTRLEWFRRALRERPDGEGLIRSVLASLGSAPTDPRLMVEIARLRSELLSPERIERTFRDRQGAMATELRAVLLERGVPELAAAVRAEVVAGAVFAALAVWTEAPAPHDLTRLGTLTEEALAQVRPALG, encoded by the coding sequence GTGAGCGAGACCCCCGGCAAAGCCGATCGGACCCGCGCCGCGCTCCGCGACGCGGCGCTGCGACGGTTCGTGGCCGACGGCTTCGAGGCGGCCAGCGTGTCGGCGATCGCGGCCGAGGTCGGCGTGACCGAGCGGACCTTCTACCGCCACTTCGCGACCAAGGACGAGGTGCTATTCGGTGACGTCGTGACCCGGCTGGAGTGGTTCCGACGTGCGCTGCGCGAGCGGCCCGACGGCGAGGGCCTGATCCGCTCGGTGCTCGCCTCCCTCGGCTCGGCCCCGACCGACCCGCGGCTGATGGTCGAGATCGCCCGGCTGCGCAGCGAGCTGCTCAGCCCGGAGCGGATCGAGCGCACCTTCCGCGACCGGCAGGGTGCGATGGCGACCGAGCTGCGCGCGGTCCTGCTCGAGCGCGGCGTCCCCGAGCTCGCCGCCGCCGTCCGCGCCGAGGTCGTCGCCGGCGCCGTCTTCGCCGCCCTTGCGGTCTGGACCGAAGCACCCGCCCCGCACGACCTGACCCGGCTCGGCACCCTCACCGAGGAGGCGCTGGCGCAGGTCCGGCCGGCGCTCGGCTGA
- a CDS encoding DUF4032 domain-containing protein: MALRIVASRPDPAIITLPWSQPLEEWDEQYVVPLPRGLSRHVVRIIRLHDRTYAVKETVEEIAFREYRLLRDLQRLGLPAVLPQGVVTGRVDADGEPLPAALLTQHLQFSLPYRSLFAHGMSTESLPALVDALVVLLVRLHLADFFWGDVSLSNVLFRRNAGGFAAYLVDAETGELRPTLSRQMREYDLTIATENVFAELLDLQASNSLDSDVHAHETVALLQQRYDALWAELTDPEEFSAGEMWRIEQRIERLNDLGFDVDELDIVTDFDGDEVRIQPKVVELGHHCRELQALTGLNVEDGQARRMLNDIASFTAHYGLGREDRSLVAYRWLTQIYEPLIEMIPPDQRGKLEPAEFFHEVLVHRWYLSERAGHEVGIFDTARDYIEHVLRAKPDEVVTAGED; this comes from the coding sequence ATGGCGCTGCGCATCGTCGCCAGCCGACCGGATCCCGCGATCATCACGCTCCCGTGGTCCCAGCCGCTGGAGGAGTGGGACGAGCAGTACGTCGTACCCCTTCCCCGCGGCCTGTCGCGCCACGTCGTGCGGATCATCCGGCTCCACGACCGCACCTACGCGGTGAAGGAGACGGTCGAGGAGATCGCCTTCCGGGAGTACCGGCTGCTGCGCGACCTGCAGCGGCTGGGCCTGCCCGCGGTCCTGCCCCAGGGCGTCGTCACCGGCCGGGTCGACGCCGACGGCGAGCCGCTGCCCGCCGCGCTGCTCACCCAGCACCTGCAGTTCTCGCTGCCCTACCGCAGCCTCTTCGCGCACGGCATGAGCACCGAGAGCCTGCCGGCGCTGGTCGACGCCCTGGTGGTGCTGCTCGTGCGGCTGCACCTCGCCGACTTCTTCTGGGGCGACGTGTCGCTGTCCAACGTGCTGTTCCGCCGCAACGCCGGCGGCTTCGCGGCGTACCTCGTCGACGCCGAGACCGGCGAGCTCCGACCGACGCTGTCGCGGCAGATGCGCGAGTACGACCTGACCATCGCCACCGAGAACGTCTTCGCCGAGCTCCTCGACCTGCAGGCCAGCAACTCCCTCGACAGCGACGTGCACGCCCACGAGACCGTGGCCCTGCTCCAGCAGCGGTACGACGCACTCTGGGCCGAGCTCACCGACCCCGAGGAGTTCTCCGCCGGCGAGATGTGGCGCATCGAGCAGCGCATCGAGCGGCTCAACGACCTCGGCTTCGACGTCGACGAGCTCGACATCGTCACCGACTTCGACGGCGACGAGGTGCGGATCCAGCCGAAGGTCGTCGAGCTCGGCCACCACTGCCGCGAGCTGCAGGCCCTGACCGGGCTGAACGTCGAGGACGGCCAGGCCCGCCGGATGCTCAACGACATCGCGTCCTTCACCGCCCACTACGGCCTCGGCCGCGAGGACCGCAGCCTGGTCGCCTACCGATGGCTGACCCAGATCTACGAGCCGCTCATCGAGATGATCCCGCCCGACCAGCGCGGCAAGCTGGAGCCGGCGGAGTTCTTCCACGAGGTGCTGGTGCACCGGTGGTACCTCTCCGAGCGCGCCGGCCACGAGGTCGGCATCTTCGACACCGCCCGCGACTACATCGAGCACGTGCTGAGGGCGAAGCCGGACGAGGTCGTCACGGCGGGCGAGGACTGA
- a CDS encoding oxidoreductase, with translation MSRWLITGCSTGIGREIARAALGAGHQVVVTSRKVADVTDLGELDGALAVPLDVTDRDQIAAAVAAAEEAFGGIDVLVNNAGYGYMSAVEEGDDAEVRALFDTNYFGVVDTLKAVLPGMRAQGSGHVVNISSMTGLVANPPNAYYSSTKFALEALTEALAKEVGPLGIKVTAIEPGAFRTDWARRSMKEASAPIEAYADDVGVRKDLIKQFADHLPGDPRKVAEAVLMVVGLDDPPLRLLLGHDVLKAVREKLASMSASIDEWEATTLDVNLPS, from the coding sequence ATGAGCCGCTGGCTGATCACGGGCTGCTCCACCGGCATCGGCCGCGAGATCGCGCGCGCGGCGCTCGGGGCCGGCCACCAGGTCGTCGTCACGTCGCGCAAGGTCGCCGACGTGACCGACCTGGGCGAGCTCGACGGGGCGCTCGCCGTACCGCTGGACGTCACGGACCGGGACCAGATCGCCGCGGCGGTGGCGGCGGCCGAGGAGGCGTTCGGCGGGATCGACGTACTCGTGAACAACGCCGGGTACGGCTACATGTCGGCCGTCGAGGAGGGCGACGACGCGGAGGTGCGCGCGCTCTTCGACACCAACTACTTCGGCGTCGTCGACACCCTCAAGGCGGTGCTGCCGGGGATGCGCGCGCAGGGCTCGGGCCACGTCGTGAACATCTCGTCGATGACGGGCCTGGTCGCGAACCCGCCGAACGCCTACTACAGCTCGACCAAGTTCGCGCTCGAGGCGCTGACCGAGGCGCTCGCGAAGGAGGTCGGCCCGCTCGGCATCAAGGTCACCGCGATCGAGCCGGGCGCGTTCCGCACCGACTGGGCGCGCCGGTCGATGAAGGAGGCGAGCGCGCCGATCGAGGCGTACGCCGACGACGTGGGCGTGCGCAAGGACCTGATCAAGCAGTTCGCCGACCACCTGCCCGGCGACCCGCGCAAGGTGGCGGAGGCGGTGCTGATGGTCGTCGGGCTCGACGACCCGCCGCTGCGGCTGCTGCTCGGCCACGACGTGCTGAAGGCGGTGCGCGAGAAGCTCGCCTCGATGTCGGCATCGATCGACGAGTGGGAAGCCACCACCCTCGACGTGAACCTGCCGTCGTGA
- a CDS encoding SDR family oxidoreductase produces MTSTLSDDQRVVVVTGAASGVGYATATMFRDAGEVVFGLDVNPTVPEGVTYVETNVADKASVDAAIATCAQHGRIDVLANVAGIVQFGRFEQIDEAELDRVLAVNLKGPFLLTQAALPYLKAGPGCVVNVSSVAGRVPQPYAAAYGASKGGLTQLTKNLALELVSTGVRVNAVCPGTIDTPMVAKVAETYPSDLEPRISERLFMQMPGAIPPGDVAAAIGYLASPAAAFVTGTVLAIDGFMS; encoded by the coding sequence ATGACCAGCACCCTGAGCGACGACCAGCGCGTCGTCGTCGTCACCGGCGCCGCCTCCGGCGTCGGCTACGCGACCGCCACGATGTTCCGCGACGCCGGCGAGGTCGTCTTCGGCCTCGACGTGAACCCGACCGTCCCCGAGGGCGTGACCTATGTCGAGACCAACGTCGCCGACAAGGCCTCGGTCGACGCGGCGATCGCGACCTGCGCCCAGCACGGCCGCATCGACGTGCTCGCCAACGTGGCGGGCATCGTCCAGTTCGGTCGGTTCGAGCAGATCGACGAGGCCGAGCTGGACCGGGTGCTCGCGGTCAACCTCAAGGGCCCGTTCCTGCTGACCCAGGCGGCGCTCCCGTACCTGAAGGCCGGACCGGGCTGCGTCGTGAACGTCTCCTCGGTCGCGGGCCGGGTCCCGCAGCCGTACGCCGCCGCGTACGGCGCCTCCAAGGGCGGGCTGACCCAGCTGACCAAGAACCTCGCCCTGGAGCTGGTCTCCACCGGCGTCCGGGTGAACGCCGTCTGCCCCGGCACCATCGACACCCCGATGGTGGCCAAGGTGGCCGAGACCTATCCGAGCGACCTGGAGCCCCGGATCTCCGAGCGGCTCTTCATGCAGATGCCCGGTGCGATCCCGCCCGGCGACGTCGCGGCGGCCATCGGCTACCTCGCCTCGCCCGCGGCCGCGTTCGTCACCGGCACGGTGCTGGCCATCGACGGGTTCATGAGCTGA